ACTCGGCTAATACCATCCCATTTTGGCAGGGAGTCCAGATATTCCTTAACAGGATGGTAGGCTCGTTCTGACGCTACAGCTAACACAGCATCTTTGGTCTTGGTAGGGGAATAGACTCCGTATTTACTGCTTAAGTACACCTTAAGAAGCGCGTTATCCGAATCATTCCAACCAGCCTTGATCTGTTCCCAAGGCAGACCACCTTTGGCATCAATCCCATCACGGTGGCAGTTGAAAGCGATATGCTGTAAATTCTCATCATGCCGAATAATCAGAACGATGTTATCCAATGTGTCTTTTATTCGGCCTTGCTTATCCAATTCCAAAGCTGTCTGCCAATCCTCATCACTAAACTCCTCTTCAGCCTGAGCCTGTCTTTCCTTTGCGAACTCAGCTTTTACCGCTTCATCTTTTATAGCAAACTCGCACATTGCCACAAAAGATGGCATCTTACCAGGAACCGTGGTGGTAGAAGCTTTATCATCTAAAGAACCAAATTTATGAATACGAACAAGATCAAAAGCATTGAGGAGCAGGCTGCTTGCTGGGTCTGTGGCATGGTGGCTGTATGCAAATTTATCATCATAGATAATCACACCCGCACTGCTGTCAGCTGGAATATAATCGTACCGTCCTTCCATAGCAGAGGGGGCATAAACAGCACCTAAGAATTTTTCTATAGCTTCACGAACGAAATAGGCACGACAGAATGTTCCTACCACACCTTCCTTTAAAAGCGGATCTGCTTGTTCTTTCAGACTTCGATTAATCACTTCAGACTGCCTGCTTGATACCGGCCAAGTTGATGTATCCCGCCAGTTTTGATATTTTGAAAGATAAACATCCGGGTCAAGTAATGCTCCATCCTGCTCTTCGTAGACAAATTCACCATTAGAGGAAGTGGATGGCCAATACATAAGGCGATGTGCTTCATATGTCGTATCATCGAAAAGGTCCATACCAATTTCTTTTGCCACCATACGTCCAACGGCTGCATATTCTTCTTCACTGATCTCACGAGCAAGAGGAACGATAAGTCTGAGTCTCGGATTTTCCGGTGTGTGCTTATGGGTGGAGTAAACACAACATTTGAAATCGAAAAGTATTGAGATTTGTTCCCAAATATCCGGTCTAACGTAATCCATATCAAGGGTAAGCAAAGAGCGACATAGAACATTGCCCTTCTTTCGCCTTCCTTCTTTTAAATGTCCTCCGACAAAGCCACCCACGTCTTTGATATCATCTTGTTGACCTTTTTTAAGTTTCCGATATTCCTCTACCGTTTCTGTAGTACGTTGTGTTGTCTTTACACGGGAGCAAAAATCCTCCCAGGATATATCTTTGTTTTTCCATTTTCTATCCATCCGGCTATTGCCTACTGCAATTTTCATAAACTTTCGACCTCCTCATGCTCCGGACTAAAATATCTAACCGTTTGTCTGCGTTTCTTGGCGACTTCAATTTCCCTCTCCATACCGTTTGAGATGGTATTGCCCAGCACCCACACCTCGGAACATTTGCCCATGAGCACAATGTCCATAAATATGGCAAGCTCCCGTTCCTCTGGATTTTCATCATCCATAAACTGTGGAAACATAAGGTGGGGAGCAATTGGAATACAGTTACTTTCCAAGGCAAACCTGCAAAAACTACGAGCCTTTTTAACGTTTTCTTCTACATCACCGGAATAGGGAGAACAGATATATACAAGCGGCTTAAAGGCAGATTTTTTCTCTGCCTTTTCCTTTCTCATTATGTTGGTCAGTGCTTCATGGGGAGTTGGGTCATGGTATCCTTCATGGTTAAATTTGTTGATTCCCATTACACACCCTCCATTTCTATTTGAGGCAAAATACCGTCTGCCTTCATCAGTTCGTAAATGAAGAGTCTGCCTTTTTGTGTCCAATATGTATGGACCTTTGTATGCTGTTGCCCGTTACTGCCAAGGTAGTTATGTGTCTTAGTACTGGTGTATCCTTTTTCCGCATACTTCTGATATAAAAGCCAAATGCCGCCTTGTTTAAATTGGATGCCCTTTTTATTAAGATAGCGGTTCATCCAAATAGCTGACTTACCATAATCTTTGGCGATTGCTGATGTGGAAATGAGGTCTTTGCAATTTAAAACCACATCGTAATAAGACACTTTCGGTTTCATTTCTGCAATTTGCTGATTCTGAACAGCAACTGTACCTTCAAGCACTTTATTTTGTTTCCTTACTTGTGTTAGCTGTTGATTGGCAATCTGAAGTGCCCTTGCCATGATTGCTTCTGGAGAGTTCCATCGTCTTTCAATTTCAAGAAAGTACCCGCGGCATTGTTTTCCTTTTGGAGTACGCTGTATCATGCATAGCTCTTTTGCCATATCAATTGTTATTTGGTGGTCAACAGCTGGTCTTCCACCTGTACTTTCCGACAGAAATGTCGAAAAGTCCGTACCCTCCACAAATCCATACTCACACATTCTTGGAAACCATTTATCATATTTCGGAAGTTTAGAATGAATGTCATTTGAATCCGTTTCCAGAAACATATCC
Above is a genomic segment from Lysinibacillus sp. PLM2 containing:
- a CDS encoding AntA/AntB antirepressor, with amino-acid sequence MHFVTDIVDMFLETDSNDIHSKLPKYDKWFPRMCEYGFVEGTDFSTFLSESTGGRPAVDHQITIDMAKELCMIQRTPKGKQCRGYFLEIERRWNSPEAIMARALQIANQQLTQVRKQNKVLEGTVAVQNQQIAEMKPKVSYYDVVLNCKDLISTSAIAKDYGKSAIWMNRYLNKKGIQFKQGGIWLLYQKYAEKGYTSTKTHNYLGSNGQQHTKVHTYWTQKGRLFIYELMKADGILPQIEMEGV